The Sphingobium sp. JS3065 genome includes a region encoding these proteins:
- the trpD gene encoding anthranilate phosphoribosyltransferase produces the protein MTRLPDPATPLDAQQAATAFDLLFDADLPEGEIASFLVTMARRGETATEIAAAARAMRARTIPVAAPPGAIDVCGTGGDGHHTLNVSTAVSLVVAAAGVPVAKHGNRAASSKAGAADTLEALGLDLDRAAQTAEATLADLGICFLFAQNYHPALKRLGPIRKAIGERTIFNLMGPLANPAGVRRQLVGIARPDYVPVYAEAIAELGVDHALIVSGDEGLDELSLAGGNELAEVKGDRLVAMRRLTAAELGLSTHPVEAIKGGDPAYNAAALRALLQGEAGPYRDAVLLNAAAALVVADAVSDFREGVEEAAETIDRGLANALLNCWIAYP, from the coding sequence ATGACACGCCTGCCCGATCCCGCTACTCCGCTCGACGCGCAACAGGCCGCCACGGCCTTCGACCTGCTGTTCGATGCCGACCTGCCCGAAGGGGAGATCGCCAGCTTCCTCGTCACCATGGCCCGGCGCGGCGAGACGGCCACGGAAATCGCCGCCGCCGCCCGTGCCATGCGCGCCCGCACGATCCCGGTCGCTGCTCCGCCCGGCGCGATAGACGTATGCGGCACGGGCGGAGACGGCCACCACACCCTTAACGTGTCGACTGCCGTATCCCTGGTGGTTGCCGCCGCAGGCGTGCCCGTCGCCAAGCATGGCAACCGCGCCGCCTCCTCCAAGGCAGGGGCAGCCGACACGCTCGAAGCGCTCGGCCTCGATCTCGACCGCGCCGCGCAAACCGCCGAAGCGACGCTGGCCGACCTTGGCATCTGCTTCCTCTTCGCGCAAAATTATCACCCCGCGCTCAAACGCCTGGGTCCGATCCGCAAGGCGATCGGCGAACGCACCATCTTCAACCTGATGGGTCCGCTCGCCAATCCGGCGGGGGTGCGCCGTCAACTGGTCGGCATCGCCCGCCCCGACTATGTCCCCGTCTATGCGGAGGCGATAGCGGAACTCGGCGTCGACCATGCCTTGATCGTGTCCGGTGACGAGGGGCTGGACGAATTGTCGCTGGCAGGGGGCAATGAACTGGCGGAAGTGAAAGGCGACCGGCTGGTCGCCATGCGTCGACTGACCGCCGCCGAACTCGGCCTATCCACCCACCCGGTCGAAGCGATCAAGGGCGGCGATCCCGCCTATAACGCCGCCGCCCTGCGCGCCCTGCTGCAAGGCGAAGCGGGGCCTTACCGGGACGCGGTGCTGCTGAACGCCGCCGCCGCCCTTGTCGTCGCGGACGCCGTATCCGATTTCCGCGAAGGGGTGGAGGAAGCCGCCGAAACCATCGACCGGGGCCTTGCCAACGCGCTCCTCAATTGCTGGATTGCCTACCCATGA